A single Lolium perenne isolate Kyuss_39 chromosome 6, Kyuss_2.0, whole genome shotgun sequence DNA region contains:
- the LOC127323143 gene encoding uncharacterized protein — MKVLYTNAAASVEEWITNAEASLDSSARKIVGLDVEYDKLSGTYFNLKKAVVIQLCVGTDVLVYHICHADERSEKLYDFFHGYRYTFAGFCVAEDRTILSRSKYYVHNVKDIQTIWRDPDNRKRTQGLKDVAGAIIDPIYFEMKDGFGRAEHRMWADPPPLPPKHLEYAARDAYATYEVFRRLDVFERGFFSLFKHPEKKRGRDW; from the coding sequence ATGAAGGTTCTGTACACGAATGCAGCAGCTAGTGTTGAGGAGTGGATCACCAATGCTGAAGCTTCCCTAGATTCTTCTGCTAGGAAGATTGTTGGTCTTGATGTTGAGTATGATAAACTCAGTGGAACCTATTTCAATCTGAAGAAAGCTGTTGTGATCCAGCTATGTGTTGGCACTGATGTTCTTGTGTACCACATATGCCATGCTGATGAGAGGAGTGAAAAGTTGTATGATTTCTTTCATGGCTATAGGTACACTTTTGCTGGGTTTTGCGTCGCAGAAGACCGCACCATTCTGTCACGTTCAAAGTACTATGTTCATAATGTGAAGGATATCCAGACAATATGGAGAGATCCGGACAACAGGAAGAGAACTCAAGGACTGAAGGATGTtgctggagctattatagatccaatctattttgagatgaaggatggtTTTGGAAGGGCAGAGCACAGGATGTGGGCTGATCCGCCGCCTCTACCGCCTAAGCATTTGGAATATGCTGCACGGGATGCATATGCAACGTATGAGGTTTTTCGGAGGCTGGATGTGTTTGAGAGGGGCTTCTTCTCCTTATTCAAACATCCCGAGAAGAAGCGTGGCAGGGATTGGTGA
- the LOC127323144 gene encoding uncharacterized protein, whose translation MKVLYTNSAASVEEWITNAEASLDSSARKIVGLDVEYDRLSGTYFNPKKAAVIQLCVGTDVLVYHICHADERSESLVEFLHGFRYIFAGFCTTEDCKVLSRSNHYVHNLKDIQEIWRDPDKKKKLQGMKDVAGAIIDPIYFEMKDGFGRAEHRMWANPPPLPPKHLEYAARDAYATYEVYRRLDLFERGFFSLFKHPEKKRGRDW comes from the coding sequence ATGAAGGTTTTGTACACGAATTCAGCAGCTAGTGTTGAGGAGTGGATCACCAATGCTGAAGCTTCCCTCGATTCTTCTGCTAGGAAGATTGTTGGTCTTGATGTTGAGTATGATAGACTCAGTGGTACCTATTTCAATCCGAAGAAAGCTGCTGTGATCCAGCTATGTGTTGGCACCGATGTTCTTGTGTACCACATATGCCATGCTGATGAGAGGAGTGAAAGTTTGGTTGAGTTTCTTCATGGCTTTAGGTACATTTTTGCTGGTTTTTGCACTACAGAAGACTGCAAAGTTCTCTCACGTTCAAATCACTATGTTCATAATCTGAAGGATATCCAGGAAATATGGAGAGATCCGGACAAAAAGAAGAAACTTCAAGGCATGAAGGATGTtgctggagctattatagatccaatctattttgagatgaaggatggtTTTGGAAGGGCAGAGCACAGGATGTGGGCTAATCCGCCGCCTCTACCGCCTAAGCATTTGGAATATGCTGCAAGGGATGCATATGCAACGTACGAGGTTTATCGAAGGCTGGATTTGTTTGAGAGGGGCTTCTTCTCCTTATTCAAACATCCCGAGAAGAAGCGTGGCAGGGATTGGTGA